In one window of Escherichia coli DSM 30083 = JCM 1649 = ATCC 11775 DNA:
- a CDS encoding ASCH domain-containing protein: MANLQLAVKGEYFDAMIRGEKTEEYRLCNDYWNKRIMFREYDRLIITKGYPKRDDSSRRIDVPYDGYEIKTITHPHFGDKPVKVFAIKVNIDNE; encoded by the coding sequence GTGGCTAACCTGCAACTTGCCGTTAAAGGTGAATACTTCGATGCCATGATTCGCGGAGAGAAAACGGAAGAGTATCGCCTGTGTAATGACTACTGGAATAAGCGAATTATGTTCCGCGAGTATGACCGCCTGATTATCACAAAGGGATATCCGAAGCGCGACGATTCCAGCCGCAGAATTGACGTCCCGTATGACGGATATGAAATCAAGACAATCACACATCCGCACTTCGGCGATAAACCGGTAAAGGTGTTCGCTATAAAGGTGAATATCGACAATGAATGA
- a CDS encoding phage anti-RecBCD protein gives MPAPLYGADDPRRCSGNSVSEVLDKFRKNYDRIMSLPQETKEEKEFRHCIWLAEKEERERIYQTSIRPFRKATYTHFPEYIDPRLRNYRSRYGAISND, from the coding sequence ATGCCAGCGCCTTTGTATGGTGCGGATGACCCGCGCCGCTGTTCCGGCAATTCCGTATCGGAGGTGCTGGATAAATTCAGAAAAAACTACGATCGAATAATGTCTCTACCGCAGGAAACGAAAGAGGAAAAGGAATTTCGCCACTGTATATGGCTTGCAGAGAAAGAAGAACGCGAGCGAATTTACCAGACATCAATCCGACCATTCCGCAAAGCCACATATACCCACTTCCCTGAATATATCGACCCGCGCCTGCGTAATTACCGCTCACGCTATGGCGCTATCAGTAATGACTGA
- a CDS encoding ERF family protein yields MSKEFYARLAAIQENLNAPKNQYNSFGKYKYRSCEDILEGVKPLLNGLFLSISDEVVLIGDRYYVKATATITDGENSHTATALAREEESKKGMDSAQVTGATSSYARKYCLNGLFGIDDAKDADTDEHKHQQNAAAKQSKPSLTPEQVLKAFTDAAMQKNTVEELKQAFAKAWKMLEGTPEQHKAQDVYNIRRDELEGATA; encoded by the coding sequence CGCCAAAGAATCAGTACAACTCATTCGGCAAATATAAATACAGAAGCTGCGAAGATATTCTTGAAGGCGTTAAGCCGTTACTGAACGGTCTGTTTTTATCAATCAGCGATGAAGTTGTGTTGATTGGTGATCGGTATTACGTGAAAGCCACGGCAACTATTACCGATGGCGAAAACAGTCATACGGCAACCGCTCTTGCACGAGAGGAAGAAAGCAAGAAAGGAATGGATTCTGCACAAGTTACGGGAGCTACAAGCTCTTATGCACGCAAGTATTGCCTCAATGGTTTGTTCGGCATTGATGATGCGAAAGATGCAGATACAGACGAGCATAAACATCAGCAGAACGCAGCAGCAAAGCAATCAAAACCATCACTTACACCTGAACAGGTTCTAAAAGCATTCACTGACGCAGCAATGCAGAAAAACACCGTAGAAGAGCTTAAACAGGCGTTCGCCAAAGCGTGGAAGATGCTCGAAGGGACGCCGGAGCAGCACAAAGCGCAGGACGTTTACAACATCAGACGAGACGAATTAGAAGGGGCAACTGCTTAA